From the Actinomadura luzonensis genome, the window GCGCGCAGCGAGCCGATCTTCCGGTAGAGGATGATCAGGGCCTCCTGCGCGGCGTCCTCGGCGTCCTGGGGCGACGCGCACAGGTGCGCCGCGAAACGCCGCACGTGGGAGTGGGCGCCGTGGACCACCGCGGCGATCGACTCCTGGTCGCCCGCCTGCGCGGCCTCGATGAGCCGGGCGCTCGCCCAGCCGCGCTCAGCCACGTCCGCACCTCATCGCGTCTCCTTTCCCCGGACCGACCGTCCCCCATAAGAGGCGGCGAGGGCGGAAAAGGATTCGCGCTCGCGGGAGAGAGCCCGGGACGGGCTCTCTCCCTGCGGGGGTCAGGGCCAGTCGCGGGACGGGCGCAGCGGGACGCCGGAGCGGCCCTCCTGGTCGAGCTTGACGGCCAGCACCTGGTGGAGCTGGACCTTGTTGCGCTCGAAGCCGACGATGCAGCCGGCCATGTAGAGCGCCCAGACGCGGGCGGTGCCCATGCCGACCTCCTGCACCGCGTCCGACCAGTTGGCGTCGAGGTTGTCGCACCAGTGGCGCAGGGTCTTGGCGTAGTGCTCGCGCAGGTTCTCCTCGTGGCGGATCTCGAAGCCGAGGTCCTCCATCTGGCGGATCAGCCAGCCCACCGACTCCAGCTCGCCGTCGGGGAAGACGTAGCGGTTGATGAAGCCGCCCTTGTTGAAGGTCTTCTCCTTGCCCGTCGGGCGGGTGATGCAGTGGTTGAGCAGCCGGCCGCCGGGCTTGAGCTTGCCGTACAGGAACTCGAAGTACGACGGCACGTTGTCCTTGCCGATGTGCTCGGTCAGGCCGATGGAGCTGACCGCGTCGAAGCCGGTCTCCCTGACGTCGCGGTAGTCCATGAAGCGCACCTCGGCGAGGTCCTGGAGACCCGCCTCGGCGATGGCCTTCTGGGCGTACTCGGCCTGCTGCTTGCTCAGCGTGACGCCGAGCGCCTTGACGCCGTAGTGCTTGGCGGCGTGCATGACCATGCCGCCCCAGCCGCAGCCGACGTCGAGCAGGCGCATGCCGGGCTTGAGCCCGAGCTTGCGCGCCACCAGGTCGAACTTGGTGTACTGGGCCTCCTCCAGCGAC encodes:
- a CDS encoding SAM-dependent methyltransferase, with product MALATIFEKIVGPSANIAFMAYDGSKAGPDGADLAIEVKSPIAVAYLAHAPGELGLARAYISGHIDIHGDMYTLLDRMWNITTNDLTTAEKLAAVRALGVKPLLMRVPPPPQEMRQSMLAKLGSRHAKQRDAEVIHHHYDVSNRFYEWVLGPSMAYTCACFPEEGSSLEEAQYTKFDLVARKLGLKPGMRLLDVGCGWGGMVMHAAKHYGVKALGVTLSKQQAEYAQKAIAEAGLQDLAEVRFMDYRDVRETGFDAVSSIGLTEHIGKDNVPSYFEFLYGKLKPGGRLLNHCITRPTGKEKTFNKGGFINRYVFPDGELESVGWLIRQMEDLGFEIRHEENLREHYAKTLRHWCDNLDANWSDAVQEVGMGTARVWALYMAGCIVGFERNKVQLHQVLAVKLDQEGRSGVPLRPSRDWP